The Desulfohalovibrio reitneri genome contains a region encoding:
- a CDS encoding TRAP transporter large permease translates to MEPTTAGLLGIAAMLALFATRMPVAYAMAVTGFVGFSLLTSWQAGMGMLSRTIYDAFASYELSTIPLFILMGQLAFHSGISRRLYDTADHFLGHVRGGLAMATAAACTAFGAVCGSSPATAATMSLVSIPQMKRYGYADSLAAGSVASGGGLGMIMPPSVVLIVYGVLTEQSIGRLFVAGIVPALLLTVLFIAAIGAFCAVEPQAGPASPAKPWGERLRSLLGLADTLAVFLLVIGGIFLGFFTPTEAASIGVLAILALSLLKRQISWSGFTASLTETLRTSCMVLFLVAGALVFGKFLAVTRIPFTTAAWVAGMELPGIAVMAMILAVYFLGGCVMDALALIMLTIPVFYPVVQNLGYDPVWFGIVIVLVTQIGVITPPVGINVYVVYGMTRKIAPDISLESIFKGAVPFLLAILAGLGLFFLFPEIILWLPGLMY, encoded by the coding sequence ATGGAGCCGACAACCGCCGGGCTGCTTGGCATCGCCGCCATGCTGGCCCTGTTCGCCACGCGCATGCCCGTGGCCTACGCCATGGCCGTGACCGGGTTCGTGGGCTTCTCTTTGCTGACAAGCTGGCAGGCGGGCATGGGCATGCTCTCCCGCACCATCTACGATGCCTTCGCCTCGTACGAATTGTCCACCATCCCGCTGTTCATCCTCATGGGGCAGCTGGCCTTCCACAGCGGCATCTCGCGGCGGCTGTACGACACGGCGGACCACTTCCTGGGGCACGTGCGCGGCGGGCTGGCCATGGCCACGGCCGCGGCCTGCACCGCCTTCGGCGCGGTCTGCGGCTCCTCCCCGGCCACGGCGGCCACCATGTCCCTGGTCTCCATCCCGCAAATGAAACGGTACGGCTACGCCGACTCCCTGGCCGCCGGGTCGGTGGCCTCGGGCGGCGGGCTGGGCATGATCATGCCACCCTCGGTGGTGCTCATCGTCTACGGCGTGCTCACGGAGCAGTCCATCGGCAGGCTGTTCGTGGCGGGCATCGTGCCCGCCCTGCTACTGACGGTGCTCTTCATCGCGGCCATCGGCGCCTTCTGCGCGGTGGAGCCCCAAGCCGGGCCCGCCTCCCCGGCCAAGCCGTGGGGCGAGCGGCTGCGCTCGCTGTTGGGGCTGGCCGACACCCTGGCGGTCTTCCTGCTGGTCATCGGCGGGATATTCCTGGGATTCTTCACCCCCACGGAGGCCGCCTCCATCGGCGTGCTGGCCATCCTGGCGCTGTCGCTTCTCAAACGGCAGATCAGCTGGAGCGGCTTCACCGCCTCCCTCACCGAGACCCTGCGCACCTCCTGCATGGTGCTCTTTCTGGTGGCCGGGGCGCTGGTCTTCGGCAAATTCCTGGCCGTGACCCGCATCCCCTTCACCACCGCCGCCTGGGTGGCGGGCATGGAGCTGCCCGGCATCGCGGTCATGGCCATGATCCTGGCGGTCTACTTCCTGGGCGGCTGCGTCATGGACGCCCTGGCGCTGATCATGCTGACCATCCCGGTCTTCTACCCCGTGGTGCAGAACCTGGGCTACGACCCCGTCTGGTTCGGCATCGTCATCGTGCTGGTCACGCAGATCGGGGTCATCACCCCGCCGGTGGGCATCAACGTCTACGTGGTCTACGGCATGACGCGGAAGATAGCCCCGGACATCTCCCTGGAGTCGATCTTCAAGGGCGCGGTTCCCTTCCTGCTGGCCATCCTGGCCGGGCTGGGGCTGTTCTTCCTGTTTCCGGAAATCATCCTCTGGCTGCCGGGGCTGATGTACTAG
- a CDS encoding TRAP transporter small permease, with the protein MAGARQNSDAPGALERLTRAMRGLAAACLAGMAVVTGVDVVGRGLFNAPLYGSEEIVSILAVAVVGLSLPYAHRKGSHIGVEVVYRRLPRGARLGLTAATSLAACVFFAVVAWRMALYGAAMQRVGTLTMNLGLPVHLVQYGLAACFAVFSLALGRTGLLALGGKREREAAD; encoded by the coding sequence GTGGCCGGTGCCCGCCAGAATTCGGACGCGCCCGGCGCGCTGGAGCGGCTGACCAGGGCCATGCGCGGGCTGGCCGCGGCCTGCCTGGCGGGCATGGCCGTGGTCACCGGCGTGGACGTGGTGGGCCGGGGGCTGTTCAACGCCCCGCTGTACGGCTCGGAGGAAATCGTCTCCATCCTGGCCGTGGCCGTGGTGGGGCTGTCCCTGCCCTACGCCCACCGCAAGGGCAGCCACATCGGGGTGGAGGTGGTCTACCGCCGCCTGCCGCGCGGGGCGCGGCTGGGGCTCACGGCGGCCACATCGCTGGCCGCCTGCGTGTTCTTCGCGGTGGTGGCCTGGCGCATGGCCCTGTACGGCGCGGCCATGCAGCGGGTGGGCACCCTGACCATGAACCTGGGTCTGCCGGTGCATCTGGTGCAGTACGGCTTGGCAGCGTGTTTCGCCGTCTTTTCCCTGGCCCTGGGGCGCACCGGCCTGCTGGCGCTTGGGGGCAAACGGGAGCGGGAGGCGGCCGACTGA
- a CDS encoding TRAP transporter substrate-binding protein, whose translation MRRILVLAAMLVLALALSAQAAQRLTYASFFPPTHVQSKLAKQWCAEVEKRTDGEVAVDYFPGGTLVKAAQTFDGVVHGMADVGFSVLAYSRGRFPVMAAVDLPLGYPSGEAATEVANAVYDEFQPKAFDQVKVMYFHAHGPGLLHTKGGKVDELADMKGLKLRATGNSARLVEALGGTPVAMSMPDSYQAIQKGVVDGGMYPVETNKGWNMAEVVDYMTESHPVAYTTTFFVVMNKARWQSISEKNRQAIEAINREWADKHATAWDESDAEGMEFFKAQGGEVVPLKAGQAETWKAAAEPMLENYVREADSKGVDGRAVLEFTRKSLTEAKGE comes from the coding sequence ATGAGGCGCATTCTTGTTCTGGCCGCGATGCTGGTCCTGGCCCTGGCCCTGTCCGCGCAGGCGGCGCAACGGCTGACCTACGCGAGCTTCTTCCCGCCCACCCACGTGCAGTCCAAGCTGGCCAAGCAGTGGTGCGCGGAAGTGGAGAAGCGCACGGACGGCGAGGTGGCGGTGGACTACTTTCCCGGCGGCACGCTGGTGAAGGCTGCCCAGACCTTCGACGGCGTGGTGCACGGCATGGCGGACGTGGGCTTCTCCGTGCTGGCATACTCGCGCGGGCGGTTCCCGGTGATGGCCGCGGTGGACCTGCCCCTGGGCTACCCCTCGGGCGAGGCCGCCACCGAGGTGGCCAACGCGGTGTACGACGAGTTCCAGCCCAAAGCCTTCGACCAAGTGAAGGTGATGTACTTCCACGCCCACGGGCCGGGGCTTTTGCACACCAAGGGCGGGAAGGTGGACGAGCTTGCCGACATGAAGGGGCTGAAGCTGCGAGCCACGGGCAACTCCGCGCGGCTGGTGGAGGCCCTGGGCGGCACGCCGGTGGCCATGTCCATGCCGGACTCCTACCAGGCCATCCAGAAGGGCGTGGTGGACGGCGGCATGTACCCGGTGGAGACCAACAAGGGCTGGAACATGGCCGAGGTGGTGGACTACATGACCGAGTCCCACCCCGTGGCCTACACCACCACCTTCTTCGTGGTCATGAACAAGGCGCGCTGGCAGTCCATCTCCGAGAAGAACCGCCAGGCCATCGAGGCCATCAACCGGGAGTGGGCGGACAAGCACGCCACGGCCTGGGACGAGAGCGACGCCGAGGGCATGGAGTTCTTCAAGGCGCAGGGCGGCGAGGTCGTTCCGCTCAAGGCCGGGCAGGCCGAAACGTGGAAAGCCGCGGCCGAGCCCATGCTTGAAAACTACGTCCGGGAGGCGGACTCCAAGGGCGTGGACGGCCGGGCCGTGCTGGAATTCACCCGGAAATCGCTGACCGAGGCCAAGGGAGAGTAG
- a CDS encoding TetR/AcrR family transcriptional regulator, with protein sequence MTKQREKSRQTRRELMDAAMALFADKGFGETSVAEITARAGYAKGSFYRHFDGKDRLFLDILERKLAEYRAQRDRSIEEAADLEEALRVIWDFLATMVADRNWAKVFLEFTVHAARDEGLREELGATRYRLSEDLFARLIRPFVPEGYPARKLGALNTALFEGFMVHNALESGVLDLADVREAAVALSRTLGAAGHEEET encoded by the coding sequence ATGACCAAGCAGCGGGAGAAGTCGCGGCAGACGCGCAGGGAGTTGATGGACGCGGCCATGGCCTTGTTCGCGGACAAGGGGTTCGGCGAGACGAGCGTGGCGGAGATTACGGCCCGGGCGGGGTACGCCAAGGGCAGTTTCTACCGGCACTTCGACGGCAAGGACCGGCTGTTTCTGGATATTCTGGAGCGCAAGCTGGCGGAGTACCGGGCGCAGCGTGACCGCAGCATCGAGGAGGCGGCGGACCTGGAAGAGGCGCTGCGAGTCATCTGGGATTTTCTGGCCACCATGGTGGCGGACCGCAACTGGGCCAAGGTGTTTTTGGAGTTCACGGTGCACGCAGCGCGCGACGAGGGGTTGCGCGAGGAGCTTGGCGCCACGCGGTACAGGCTGTCCGAGGACCTGTTCGCCCGGCTGATCCGTCCGTTCGTGCCCGAGGGGTACCCGGCGCGCAAGCTGGGGGCTTTGAACACGGCTCTGTTCGAGGGGTTCATGGTGCACAACGCTTTGGAGTCCGGGGTGCTGGACCTGGCGGACGTGCGGGAGGCCGCGGTGGCCTTGTCGCGCACGCTGGGAGCGGCCGGACACGAGGAGGAGACATGA
- a CDS encoding transposase — translation MVARYESGRKVSIAWTKTTGVIVGAMSFKENVFDGHTLPDVLEQVSQITESCPEAAICDRGYRGRKKVGDTSILIPGRPKKSDTPYQRRKARQRFRRRAGIEPVIGHLKHDFRMAKNFLKGALGDAINLLMAAAAFNFKKWMRGLKHFLSLFAPWLCFGTWSRGRLKYA, via the coding sequence ATGGTTGCGAGGTACGAGTCCGGACGCAAGGTCTCCATCGCCTGGACCAAGACCACCGGTGTGATCGTAGGAGCCATGTCCTTCAAGGAGAACGTTTTCGACGGTCACACCCTGCCGGATGTTCTGGAGCAAGTTTCGCAAATCACGGAATCCTGCCCCGAGGCGGCCATCTGTGACCGGGGTTACAGGGGGCGCAAAAAAGTCGGTGACACGAGCATTCTGATTCCGGGCCGGCCGAAGAAAAGCGACACGCCCTACCAGAGACGAAAGGCCAGGCAACGTTTTCGCAGACGCGCTGGCATCGAGCCGGTGATCGGACATCTCAAACACGACTTCCGCATGGCCAAAAACTTCCTGAAAGGGGCCCTCGGTGATGCGATCAACCTGCTGATGGCCGCAGCCGCGTTCAACTTCAAGAAGTGGATGCGGGGACTGAAGCACTTTTTGTCTCTTTTCGCCCCTTGGCTCTGCTTCGGAACCTGGAGTCGGGGCAGACTAAAGTACGCCTGA
- a CDS encoding MFS transporter, with the protein MRESRKMYLFLFALTVATFAGFQGWRTLLNNFAVERAGISGLEMGVIQSVREVPGFLALLVVYLLLIVREHRLAALSVLLLGLGVGLTGLFPSYGGLMLTTLLMSFGFHYFETCNQSLTLQYFDKGTAPLVFGRLRAVGSATNIAVGGLVWLASTHLEYVSMYAVLGGFAVVVALGCLLADPTRVDLPAQSKKMVLKRTYWLFYVLTFLGGARRQIFVAFAVYLLVSKFEFSIQEVAALFIVNNVIGWFANPYIGKAVNRFGERKVLSLEYVSLLAVFVVYAFSESKWLVASMYVVDHLVFNFAMAIRTFFQKIAAPEDIAPSMAVGFTINHIAAVAIPALGGIVWATVSPAAVFTAGVGLAVASLVFVQLIDREVRLKGEE; encoded by the coding sequence ATGCGTGAATCGCGGAAGATGTACCTGTTTTTGTTTGCCCTCACCGTGGCCACGTTCGCGGGTTTTCAGGGCTGGCGGACGCTGTTGAACAACTTCGCGGTGGAGCGCGCGGGCATCAGCGGGCTGGAGATGGGCGTCATCCAGTCGGTGCGCGAGGTGCCGGGTTTTCTGGCGCTGCTGGTGGTGTATCTGCTGCTCATCGTGCGGGAGCACCGCCTGGCCGCGTTGTCCGTGCTCTTGCTGGGGCTGGGCGTGGGGCTGACCGGGCTGTTCCCCAGCTACGGCGGCTTGATGCTGACCACCCTGCTGATGTCCTTCGGCTTCCATTATTTCGAGACCTGCAACCAGTCGCTGACCCTGCAATACTTCGATAAGGGCACCGCGCCGCTGGTGTTCGGGCGGCTGCGGGCGGTGGGCTCGGCCACCAACATCGCCGTGGGCGGGCTGGTCTGGCTGGCCTCCACGCATTTGGAGTACGTCTCCATGTACGCCGTGCTGGGCGGGTTCGCGGTGGTTGTGGCCCTGGGCTGCCTGCTGGCCGACCCCACGCGGGTGGACCTGCCCGCCCAGTCCAAGAAGATGGTCCTCAAGCGCACCTACTGGCTGTTTTACGTCCTCACCTTTTTGGGTGGGGCCAGGCGGCAGATCTTCGTGGCCTTCGCGGTCTACCTGCTGGTCAGCAAGTTCGAGTTCTCCATCCAGGAAGTGGCCGCGCTCTTCATCGTCAACAACGTCATCGGCTGGTTCGCCAACCCCTACATCGGCAAGGCCGTCAACCGCTTCGGCGAGCGAAAGGTGCTCAGCCTGGAGTACGTTTCCCTGTTGGCGGTCTTCGTGGTCTACGCCTTTTCCGAGAGCAAGTGGCTGGTGGCGTCCATGTACGTTGTGGACCACCTGGTCTTCAATTTCGCCATGGCCATCCGCACCTTCTTCCAGAAAATCGCCGCGCCCGAGGACATCGCCCCCTCCATGGCCGTGGGCTTCACCATCAACCACATTGCCGCCGTGGCCATCCCCGCCCTGGGCGGCATCGTCTGGGCCACCGTCTCCCCTGCGGCGGTCTTCACCGCCGGAGTCGGCCTGGCAGTCGCCTCCCTGGTATTCGTCCAGCTCATCGACCGCGAAGTGCGGTTGAAGGGTGAAGAGTAG
- a CDS encoding outer membrane protein produces MKVVKGIALLAIVLLFAAQAAAESRVPVYLSGKLGASFMTADGIKNTTDGSNLDVHKSEEDDTLFVGGAAVGYDFGKTTEVPVRLEMEYMYRSDFSFDAEPAFVGAGIPNKGSLDMSVQTLLFNAYVDIPTGTAFTPYVGGGIGWAFLNSEGTITDLSTGDSASHDNDETNAAWNIGGGVAYEINTNWTADLGYRYLDVGDMEWGESEFVSVKPDDITTHEVVLGIRYTF; encoded by the coding sequence ATGAAAGTTGTTAAGGGAATCGCTCTGTTGGCCATTGTTCTGCTGTTCGCCGCGCAGGCCGCTGCGGAAAGCCGCGTGCCCGTGTATCTCAGCGGCAAGCTGGGCGCGTCCTTCATGACGGCCGACGGCATCAAGAACACCACGGATGGCTCGAACCTGGATGTGCACAAGTCGGAAGAGGACGACACCCTCTTTGTCGGCGGCGCGGCCGTGGGCTACGACTTCGGGAAAACCACCGAGGTCCCCGTTCGTCTGGAGATGGAGTACATGTACCGCTCCGACTTCAGCTTCGACGCCGAACCCGCGTTCGTCGGGGCTGGTATCCCCAACAAGGGCAGCCTGGATATGAGCGTGCAGACCCTGCTCTTCAACGCCTACGTGGACATCCCCACCGGCACCGCCTTCACCCCCTACGTCGGCGGCGGCATCGGCTGGGCCTTCCTCAACTCCGAAGGCACCATCACCGACCTGTCCACCGGCGATTCCGCCAGCCACGACAATGACGAGACCAACGCCGCCTGGAACATCGGCGGGGGCGTAGCTTACGAAATCAACACCAACTGGACCGCCGACCTGGGCTACCGATACCTCGACGTCGGCGACATGGAATGGGGCGAGTCCGAGTTCGTCTCCGTCAAGCCCGACGACATCACCACCCACGAAGTGGTGCTGGGCATCCGCTACACCTTCTAG
- a CDS encoding DUF4870 family protein: MTNFSKNRRLLFAVYILQALSFVVGITFLIAVIVDYVKRGEMRGDSVLSSHVTWQIRTFWWTLAGSVVGVVLSPVFGLGVAILVGVSIWCLYRIVKGFLYLRDGRAMPLPS, translated from the coding sequence GTGACCAACTTTTCCAAAAACCGCCGCCTTCTCTTCGCCGTCTACATCCTCCAGGCCCTTTCATTTGTTGTGGGGATTACGTTTTTGATTGCGGTGATTGTGGATTATGTGAAGCGGGGGGAAATGCGGGGGGATTCGGTGCTTTCCTCGCATGTGACCTGGCAGATTCGGACGTTCTGGTGGACGTTGGCTGGGTCCGTGGTCGGGGTGGTGTTGTCTCCGGTGTTCGGGCTTGGGGTGGCTATCCTGGTGGGCGTGTCCATCTGGTGCCTGTACCGCATTGTGAAGGGCTTTCTGTACCTGCGGGACGGACGGGCCATGCCGCTGCCTTCGTAG
- a CDS encoding deoxyguanosinetriphosphate triphosphohydrolase family protein → MAIFKYSYSLGKKGLALAKRKFKNDPLTVPEKFCWRSSGKTADTYRSNFQRDRDRILYSKSFRRLNGKTQVFLSQAHDHVRNRLTHTLEVVQISRVTARQLALNEDLAEAIALGHDIGHTPFGHIGERALNYIMNNCENIGLDVPRKTTAGFKHNWQSLRIACELNSLYDENHGMDLSNFTLWGILHHSNTFWKQCEHYFYGKCFLGISEQNCPNDGTTMLSAYEQYEPYTKINNDNPAWSFEGRLVNLADEIAQRHHDIEDAFIMGILNKKDIIAIFKKHFEDLLEDDDIQNLYLVESKLDSYFLPLISKLIVHFYNKNLINHSASMMRKFMKKYNIKNKTDFAQKYLSVDPDEAEKSIDFPRELKEADKKFKGFLRDTILNSFWVQRMDGKGLYVIKKLFKAYLTNPNQLHDYTIIRAFNMFDTDIKLDANKINKQELGDLRNKLSKTELKNSPEFQSALLRSICDHIAGMTDSFVISEYNKLYGDAPIG, encoded by the coding sequence TTGGCAATATTCAAATATTCTTATAGCCTTGGCAAAAAAGGATTAGCTCTGGCTAAAAGAAAATTCAAAAATGACCCGTTAACTGTTCCTGAAAAGTTTTGCTGGCGCTCATCTGGAAAAACAGCAGACACTTATCGGTCAAATTTTCAAAGAGACCGAGACCGAATTTTATACTCAAAATCTTTCAGGCGATTGAATGGGAAGACTCAAGTTTTTTTATCACAAGCCCATGACCATGTACGAAACAGGCTTACACACACACTTGAGGTTGTGCAGATATCTAGAGTTACAGCAAGACAACTTGCCCTGAACGAAGACTTGGCTGAAGCCATAGCTCTTGGGCATGATATTGGTCATACTCCATTCGGCCACATCGGAGAGAGAGCTTTAAATTACATCATGAACAATTGTGAGAATATTGGACTGGATGTGCCAAGAAAAACCACTGCTGGCTTCAAGCACAACTGGCAATCCTTACGTATTGCCTGTGAACTCAACTCATTATACGACGAAAACCATGGCATGGACCTCTCTAATTTCACTCTTTGGGGAATACTACACCATAGCAATACATTTTGGAAGCAGTGCGAGCACTATTTTTACGGCAAATGTTTTCTTGGGATATCCGAACAAAATTGTCCAAATGACGGAACAACAATGCTTAGCGCATATGAACAATACGAGCCATATACTAAAATAAACAATGACAACCCGGCATGGTCTTTTGAAGGGAGACTTGTAAATCTGGCTGACGAAATTGCACAGCGGCATCACGACATCGAAGATGCATTCATAATGGGCATACTTAACAAAAAAGACATTATTGCTATATTCAAAAAGCACTTTGAGGATTTATTAGAGGACGATGATATTCAAAACCTTTACTTGGTAGAAAGTAAATTGGATTCTTATTTCCTTCCACTAATATCCAAGCTCATCGTTCATTTTTACAACAAAAATCTTATTAATCATTCTGCATCAATGATGAGAAAGTTTATGAAAAAATACAATATCAAAAATAAGACAGATTTCGCCCAAAAATACCTATCGGTTGACCCTGACGAGGCAGAAAAGAGCATAGATTTTCCACGTGAACTGAAGGAAGCTGACAAGAAATTTAAAGGCTTCCTCAGAGATACTATACTCAATTCTTTTTGGGTTCAAAGAATGGACGGGAAAGGTCTTTATGTCATAAAAAAGTTGTTCAAAGCTTACTTAACAAATCCAAACCAGCTTCATGACTATACAATCATAAGAGCATTCAACATGTTTGATACAGATATAAAACTCGACGCAAACAAAATTAATAAACAAGAGTTAGGCGATTTGAGAAATAAATTGAGCAAAACAGAGTTGAAGAACTCACCTGAGTTTCAGTCCGCCCTGTTGAGGTCAATCTGTGACCACATTGCAGGCATGACTGACTCTTTTGTCATCTCAGAGTACAACAAACTGTATGGCGACGCTCCTATTGGCTAG
- the phrB gene encoding deoxyribodipyrimidine photo-lyase produces the protein MGRLMNHRRARPFDGRAAGPQHGAGPVLYWMHREHRARHNWGLIHALELALTRKAPLAVVYCLADSFLDAARRQYDFLLGGLREVAADLEGMNIPFLLRTGDPPTEVARLAREVDAACVVTDFDSLKPKREWMRQAADGLDRPLVEVDSRNICPCWVVSEKREHAARTIRPKIHRLLDEFLEPFPADLPPPPAPWPWDVPAIDWRAAVRGLAIDETIPPLDWAAPGTRAGLGRLGAFIQHRLGGYEDSNDPNAGVVSGLSPWLHFGHISAQEAALAVSRSGKKHETVQSFLEQLVVRRELSDNFCLHAEYDSPACFPDWARQTLADHTGDERDYLYSKDEFERAATHDPLWNAAQTQMVETGYMHGYMRMYWAKKVLEWTRTPEEAMAALIRLNDRYEFDGRDANGYTGIAWSIGGVHDHGWKERQVFGKVRYMNFNGAKRKFDVQAYVKRWTEGKG, from the coding sequence ATGGGACGGCTGATGAACCACCGCCGGGCACGGCCTTTCGACGGCCGCGCGGCCGGGCCGCAGCACGGCGCTGGCCCGGTGCTGTACTGGATGCACCGCGAGCACCGCGCCCGCCACAACTGGGGCCTCATCCACGCCCTGGAGCTGGCCCTCACCCGCAAGGCCCCGCTGGCCGTGGTCTACTGCCTGGCCGACTCCTTTCTGGACGCCGCCCGGCGGCAGTACGACTTTCTGCTGGGCGGGCTGCGGGAAGTCGCCGCCGACCTGGAGGGCATGAACATCCCCTTCCTCCTGCGCACCGGCGACCCGCCGACGGAGGTGGCGCGGCTGGCCCGCGAGGTGGACGCGGCCTGCGTGGTCACGGACTTCGACTCCCTCAAGCCCAAGCGGGAGTGGATGCGCCAGGCGGCGGACGGGCTGGACCGCCCCCTCGTGGAGGTGGACTCCCGCAACATCTGCCCCTGCTGGGTGGTCTCGGAAAAGCGGGAGCACGCCGCCCGCACCATCCGGCCAAAGATCCACCGGCTGCTGGACGAATTCCTGGAGCCGTTCCCCGCCGATCTCCCGCCCCCGCCCGCTCCCTGGCCGTGGGACGTCCCGGCCATCGACTGGCGGGCCGCCGTCCGGGGCCTCGCCATCGACGAGACAATCCCCCCCTTGGACTGGGCCGCGCCCGGCACCCGCGCCGGGCTGGGTAGGCTGGGGGCCTTCATCCAGCACCGCCTGGGCGGGTACGAGGACAGCAACGACCCCAACGCCGGGGTCGTGTCCGGTTTGTCGCCGTGGCTGCACTTCGGCCACATCAGCGCCCAGGAGGCGGCCCTGGCCGTCTCCCGCTCCGGCAAGAAGCACGAGACGGTGCAATCGTTTCTGGAACAGCTGGTGGTCCGGCGCGAGCTGTCCGACAACTTCTGCCTGCACGCCGAGTACGACTCCCCGGCCTGCTTCCCCGACTGGGCCAGGCAAACCCTGGCCGACCACACCGGCGACGAGCGCGACTACCTCTACTCGAAAGACGAGTTCGAGCGTGCCGCCACCCACGATCCCCTCTGGAACGCGGCCCAAACGCAGATGGTCGAAACCGGTTACATGCACGGCTACATGCGCATGTACTGGGCCAAGAAGGTGCTGGAGTGGACCCGCACCCCGGAGGAAGCCATGGCCGCCCTCATCCGCCTCAACGACCGCTATGAGTTCGATGGCCGCGACGCCAACGGCTACACCGGCATCGCCTGGTCCATCGGCGGCGTTCACGACCACGGCTGGAAGGAACGCCAAGTGTTCGGCAAAGTCCGCTACATGAACTTCAACGGCGCCAAACGGAAATTCGACGTGCAGGCCTATGTAAAGAGGTGGACGGAGGGCAAGGGGTAG
- a CDS encoding cryptochrome/photolyase family protein, translated as MKAALVLPHQLFDDHPALDGAEAVYLFEDPLFFSDSERSTRLHRQKPALHRASMLHYADRLRERGANPIHLRFEPKEPPDLWARLRADGVAELRLCDPVDHPLEKRLEDGAAEHGVRLAYLPSPGFLLDDATARELAGKEGQRHSQTSFYRQVRTRRGVLVDEAGHPEGGKWSFDPENRRKLPRDEPVPDIPAPPATQHLTDALAWAARAFPDNPGDLAGFRWPVTRQQARDCLDDFLDHRLARFGDFQDALEPDHPFLFHSLLSPALNTGLLPPAEVVERTLERGRDAPMNCLEGFLRQVMGWREYVRAMYRVEGENQRAANALGHHRPMPRAFYDGTTGLPPVDLAVAKLRRRAYTHHIERLMVLGNAMLLCEIDPGEVYRWFLELHIDGFDWVMVPNVYAMSQYADGGGMTTKPYCSSSNYLRKMGRYPRGEWETAWDGLYWRFVRRHRKLFESTPRLKAMPAALDRMDQGKLRDKLRAAENFLEEVWDG; from the coding sequence GTGAAGGCCGCCCTGGTCCTGCCCCACCAGTTGTTCGACGACCATCCGGCCCTGGACGGCGCGGAAGCGGTCTATCTTTTCGAGGATCCCCTCTTCTTTTCCGACTCCGAACGAAGCACCCGGCTGCACCGCCAAAAACCCGCCCTGCACCGGGCCAGCATGCTGCACTACGCGGACCGGCTGCGGGAGCGCGGCGCGAACCCCATCCACCTGCGCTTTGAGCCCAAAGAGCCGCCGGACCTGTGGGCGCGGCTAAGGGCGGACGGGGTGGCTGAACTGCGGCTGTGCGACCCGGTGGACCACCCGCTGGAAAAGCGGCTGGAGGACGGCGCCGCGGAGCACGGGGTGCGTCTGGCGTATCTCCCCTCCCCCGGCTTCCTGCTGGACGACGCCACGGCGCGGGAGTTGGCCGGGAAGGAGGGACAACGCCACTCCCAGACCTCGTTCTACCGCCAGGTGCGCACGCGGCGCGGCGTGCTGGTGGACGAGGCGGGCCACCCCGAGGGCGGCAAGTGGAGCTTCGACCCGGAGAACCGCCGCAAGCTGCCCAGGGACGAGCCGGTGCCGGACATCCCCGCGCCGCCCGCCACGCAGCACCTTACCGATGCCCTGGCCTGGGCGGCCCGGGCTTTTCCCGACAACCCCGGCGACCTGGCGGGCTTCCGCTGGCCCGTCACCCGCCAGCAGGCCCGCGACTGTCTGGACGACTTCCTGGACCATCGGCTGGCCCGGTTCGGGGATTTTCAGGACGCCCTGGAGCCGGACCACCCCTTCCTGTTCCACTCCCTGCTCTCCCCCGCCCTGAACACCGGCCTGCTGCCCCCGGCGGAGGTGGTGGAGCGCACCCTGGAGCGCGGCCGCGACGCGCCGATGAACTGCCTGGAGGGGTTTCTGCGGCAGGTCATGGGCTGGCGGGAGTACGTGCGGGCCATGTACCGCGTGGAGGGGGAGAACCAGCGGGCGGCCAACGCGCTGGGCCACCATCGCCCCATGCCCCGTGCCTTCTATGACGGAACAACCGGCCTGCCGCCCGTGGACCTGGCCGTGGCCAAGCTGCGCCGCCGCGCCTACACCCACCACATCGAGCGGCTTATGGTGCTGGGCAACGCCATGCTGCTGTGCGAAATCGACCCCGGCGAGGTCTACCGCTGGTTCCTGGAGCTGCACATCGACGGCTTCGACTGGGTGATGGTGCCCAACGTCTACGCCATGAGCCAGTACGCCGACGGCGGGGGCATGACCACCAAGCCCTACTGCTCCTCCTCCAACTACCTGCGCAAGATGGGCCGCTACCCGCGCGGGGAGTGGGAGACCGCCTGGGACGGGCTGTATTGGCGGTTCGTGCGCCGCCACCGGAAACTGTTCGAGTCCACCCCGCGCCTGAAGGCCATGCCCGCCGCCCTGGACCGCATGGACCAGGGCAAGCTGCGGGACAAACTGCGCGCGGCCGAGAACTTTCTGGAGGAAGTATGGGACGGCTGA